The window TTTTGTGTTCTACCATGCGTTTGGCTTTTTCAATTACCATTTCGGCAACCTGCACATGGCGCGATGCGGGTTCGTCAAAGGTGGAAGCGACCACTTCGCCGCGCACGCTGCGGGTCATTTCGGTGACTTCTTCGGGGCGTTCGTCAATCAGCAACACCATCAGTTGCACGTCGGGATAATTGTCGGTAATGGCGTGGGCGATGTTTTGCAACATCACGGTTTTACCCGTTTTGGGCGGGGCAACCAGCAGGGCGCGTTGTCCCATGCCGATGGGGGAAATCAGGTCAATCACGCGGCCGGTAATGTTTTCTTCGGCTTTGATGTCGCGTTCTAATTTAAGCTGACGGGTGGGGAACAGTGGGGTAAGGTTTTCAAACAGGACTTTGTGGCGGCATTTTTCGGGGTGGTCGCCGTTGATGCTGTCGAGGCGCACAAGGGCAAAATAGCGTTCGTCGTTTTTGGGGACGCGCACCGTGCCTTCAATGGTGTCGCCGGTGTGCAGATTAAAGCGGCGGATTTGGTTGGGGGAAACGTAAATGTCGTCGGGGCAGGCGAGATAGGACGTAACCGCGCTGCGTAAAAAGCCGTAGCCGTCAGGCAAAATTTCCAGCGTGCCAGAGCAGGAAAAATCCATGCCGTCTTTCATCATTTGGCGGACAATGGCAAAAACCAAATCTTGTTTACGCAGACGGTTGGCGTTTTCAATGCCGATTTTTTCGGCGTGTTCAATCAGTTGGGAAATGTGTTGGGTTTGGAGTTCGGAAACGTGCATGGTTTAAAAGATTTTAAAGAAATATCAATAGGGAACACGGGCGCGGAGTAGGCGCGGTAAGGGTGTGTTTGAACAGGCGGGGAAGCCAAATCCTGCCGAAGAAGCGGCAAATCAGTAAGAAAATCATAAAATTCTATCGTATAAGGGTTTGTCCGTCAAGAAGTGGGTGCGGATGTTGCGGTGCAAATGCCACAGCTCTTGCGTTTCAAAGCGGCGGAAAGTGTGAATTTTCGCAAAGTTTTATAAACAAAATGTGGGAAATCGGTATAATCGGGCAGGATATATGTTTATAAAACAAACGGGTGTCTGAGAGTCCGCTCTAGGCGGTGCGCCGATGCGCCTGTTTTTGTTTTGTTTATTTCAAATCACATCTTCAGGAAGTATGGACTTATGACAGCGAGTAAACCGCAGCGGCGCATGTGGCGTTTGACGGCAGCAGCGGTGGCGGCGTGTGTGGCGCTGACCGCCTGTGAAAACAAAAACGAAAAACGTCAGCAAGAAGCCATGGCAAAAATGGCAAGCAGCAAACCCACTGTATCGGTATTAACGGTGTATCCTGCCAATATTTTGTTGGAAAATAATTTGGCGGGACGCATTGAGTCGGTGCGTACCACCGATGTGGTGCCGCAAATTACAGGCATGGTTAAACGCCGTTTGTTTGACGAAGGGGCGTTTGTGCGGGCAGGACAGCCGCTGTATCAGATTGACGATGCTTCCTATGCTGCCAATTTGCAAAGTGCCGAAGCGGCTTTATTAACCGCACAGGCGGCGTTGGCAAAAGCGCAGGCAGATGTGGCGCGTTACCGTCCGTTGGTGGAAGCCGATGCCATTAGCCGTCAGGAATGGGACGCGGCGGTGGCTGCGGAGCGTTCGGCGCACGCACAAATCAAATCTGCCGAAGCAGCGATTCACGCGGCGCAGGTAAATGTGCGCCACAGCCAGATTGTTGCGCCCATTTCGGGCGAAATCGGGCAATCGCTGGTGGCGGAAGGGGCGTTGGTTAATGCCAATTCCACTAAAATGGCAACCATCCGCCAAAACGACCCGATGTATGTCAATATCACGCAATCGGCCACCGATTTTATCAAGCTGAAACAGCAGTTAATGAGCGGCGAAAAAGTCCGCAACAGCGTGGTAGAGGTCAGCATTATGCTGGAAGACGGAACGGAATATCCGTATAAAGGGCGTTTGCTGTTTGCCGATTCCAAAGTGGACAAGGCAACAGGGCAAATGACGGTGCGCGGACAAATCCCCAATCCCGATTCTTTGCTGATGGATGGGCTGTATGTGCGCGTGAAACTGCCTTTGGCGGGGATTTTAGATGCGTTTTTGGTGCCGCAAAGCGCGGTAACGCGCGGTAAAACCGATACGGTGATGATTGTCAATTCTGAAGGCAAAATGGAACCGCGCACGGTGAAAATCGGCGGCGAAAAAAGCGGCAATTGGGTGATTACCGAAGGTTTGCAAGCAGGCGATAAAGTGGTGATGGACGGCACGATGGTTGCCGCCATGCGTAATGCCGAAAAAGTGGAAACCAAAGAATGGCAGCCGCCTGAAGATCAAGCTGCCCTGTATGCCCGTCCCATGCCCGCTTCCGATGCGGAAGAAGCCCACGCTGAAGACGGCGCACCGGCAACAGGCGTTGTGCCGATGGAACAGCGCGGTATCGGCATCCGTACCGTGCCGTCGCTGTCGCAGCCCGAACAAGAAGCGGAAGCTTCCGCCGCACAATAAAGGAGCTTTTGCAGTATGGCCAAGTTTTTTATTGACCGCCCCGTTTTTGCGTGGGTGATTTCCATTTTCATTATTTTGGCAGGGGTGCTGGCGATTCGCCAGTTGCCCGTGTCGCAATACCCTTCGGTTGCCGCGCCCACCATCACGCTGACTGCCACCTATCCAGGGGCATCTGCCAAAGTGATGGAAGACAGCGTGCTTGCCGTGATTGAACGCGGCATGAACGGCATTGAAGGTTTGGACTATATGTCCACATCTGCCAATTCCAGCGGTTCGGGTTCGGTATCGCTTACCTTTACCCCCGAAACCAACGAAGATTTGGCACAAATGAACGTGCAGAACAAGCTCTCGGAAGTGCAGGCCTTATTGCCTGCCACCGTGCAGCAGTATGGCGTGAATGTGTCCAAATCGCGTTCCAACTTCCTGATGGTATTAACGCTTAAATCGCAACAGCAGGGCTTGGACGATATTGCCGATTATGCACAGCGCAATGTGGTACCCGAATTGCAGCGTTTGCAAGGCGTGGGCGCAGTGCGGATGTTTGCTGCACAACGTGCCATGCGCGTGTGGATTGACCCGAAAAAACTGCAAAACTTCAATTTGTCGTTTGCCGATGTGTCTGCTGCCATTTCCGCGCAAAACGCTCAGCTTTCTGCTGGTTCAACAGGTGCATTGCCTGCTGTGGCAGGACAAACCGTGGCTGCCACCATTACCGCCGAAGGACAGCTGTCCACGCCCGAACAGTTCGGCAACATCATGTTGCGCAGCAATAACGATGGCGCGAACGTGCGTTTGAAAGACGTGGCACGGATTGAATTGGGTTCGGAAGCCTACGGTTCCAGCACCCGTTTGAACGGCACGCCTGCCGTGGGTATTGCCGTGATGCTGTCTAACAGCGGCAACGCCACCGCCACCGCCAAGCTGGTGCGCGAGCGCATGGAACAACTGCAAAACTACTTCCCCGGCGATATGACGTGGAGCGCCCCTTACGACACGTCCAAATTCGTGGATATTTCCATTGAAAAAGTGCTGCACACGCTGATTGAAGCGATGGTGCTGGTGTTCTTGGTGATGTTCCTGTTTTTGCAGAATATTCGTTATACCTTGATTCCTGCCATTGTGGTGCCGATTTCGTTGCTGGGCGCGTTTGCGGGCATTCACTATCTGGGTATGTCGATTAACGTGCTGACCATGTTTGCCATGGTGCTGGTGATTGGTATTGTGGTGGATGATGCCATTGTGGTGGTGGAAAACGTAGAACGGATTATGGCGGAAGAAGGTTTGCCGCCGCTTCAAGCCACCAAAAAAGCCATGAGCCAGATTTCGGGCGCAGTTATCGGGATTACAGCGGTGCTGGTGTCGGTGTTTGTGCCGATGGCGATGATGAGCGGCGCAGTAGGCAATATTTTCCGCCAATTTGCCGCGACCATGGCATTGGCAATCGGTTTTTCGGCGTTTTTGGCATTAACGCTGACCCCCGCTTTGTGTGCCACCATGCTTAAACCTGTTCAAGCAGGGCATCATCACGAAAAACGCGGCTTTTTTGGCTGGTTTAACCGCAAATTTAATGCGGGCAACAAGCGTTATGAAGGCTGG is drawn from Conchiformibius steedae and contains these coding sequences:
- a CDS encoding efflux RND transporter periplasmic adaptor subunit, with product MTASKPQRRMWRLTAAAVAACVALTACENKNEKRQQEAMAKMASSKPTVSVLTVYPANILLENNLAGRIESVRTTDVVPQITGMVKRRLFDEGAFVRAGQPLYQIDDASYAANLQSAEAALLTAQAALAKAQADVARYRPLVEADAISRQEWDAAVAAERSAHAQIKSAEAAIHAAQVNVRHSQIVAPISGEIGQSLVAEGALVNANSTKMATIRQNDPMYVNITQSATDFIKLKQQLMSGEKVRNSVVEVSIMLEDGTEYPYKGRLLFADSKVDKATGQMTVRGQIPNPDSLLMDGLYVRVKLPLAGILDAFLVPQSAVTRGKTDTVMIVNSEGKMEPRTVKIGGEKSGNWVITEGLQAGDKVVMDGTMVAAMRNAEKVETKEWQPPEDQAALYARPMPASDAEEAHAEDGAPATGVVPMEQRGIGIRTVPSLSQPEQEAEASAAQ
- the rho gene encoding transcription termination factor Rho is translated as MHVSELQTQHISQLIEHAEKIGIENANRLRKQDLVFAIVRQMMKDGMDFSCSGTLEILPDGYGFLRSAVTSYLACPDDIYVSPNQIRRFNLHTGDTIEGTVRVPKNDERYFALVRLDSINGDHPEKCRHKVLFENLTPLFPTRQLKLERDIKAEENITGRVIDLISPIGMGQRALLVAPPKTGKTVMLQNIAHAITDNYPDVQLMVLLIDERPEEVTEMTRSVRGEVVASTFDEPASRHVQVAEMVIEKAKRMVEHKKDVVILLDSITRLARAYNTVVPASGKILTGGVDANALHRPKRFFGAARNVEEGGSLTIIATALVDTGSRMDDVIFEEFKGTGNMELNLERRLAEKRVFPAININKSGTRREELLVSKEQLQRMWLLRKVLHPMDDIEAAEFLLDKIRKTKNNDEFFDSMKK